In Gossypium hirsutum isolate 1008001.06 chromosome D06, Gossypium_hirsutum_v2.1, whole genome shotgun sequence, one genomic interval encodes:
- the LOC107949211 gene encoding uncharacterized protein isoform X1 — MWGFYFCTQRNKMFDQLLLQAKAACVLIDLCCGVLAPWITYVIAKVDLTVELMKDLLGIIQFTCPFGQTANPSYRKISKPVAKACIIPGIRRESTHEYKIPRNLTYLECLCMGDSPFIK, encoded by the exons ATGTGGGGATTTTATTTTTGTACTCAAAGAAACAAAATGTTTGATCAACTTCTTCTACAGGCTAAGGCTGCATGTGTTCTGATTGATCTATGTTGTGGTGTGCTAGCCCCTTGGATAACTTATGTCATTGCAAAG GTTGATTTAACGGTGGAACTCATGAAGGACCTTTTGGGTATAATCCAG TTTACATGTCCCTTTGGCCAAACTGCAAATCCATCATACAGAAAAATAAGCAAACCTGTAGCTAAGGCATGCATCATTCCTGGTATTCGAAGAGAATCAACCCATGAATATAAGATCCCTAGAAATCTTACTTATTTGGAATGTCTATGCATGGGAGACAGTCCTTTTATCAAATAG
- the LOC107949211 gene encoding uncharacterized protein isoform X2: MWGFYFCTQRNKMFDQLLLQAKAACVLIDLCCGVLAPWITYVIAKVDLTVELMKDLLGIIQVACRSTAHARAALKYIVIGLSSHMDDILGKYKVLDYHFLTVYLYMCLFICGCRNRFFENKNFRLLT; encoded by the exons ATGTGGGGATTTTATTTTTGTACTCAAAGAAACAAAATGTTTGATCAACTTCTTCTACAGGCTAAGGCTGCATGTGTTCTGATTGATCTATGTTGTGGTGTGCTAGCCCCTTGGATAACTTATGTCATTGCAAAG GTTGATTTAACGGTGGAACTCATGAAGGACCTTTTGGGTATAATCCAG GTAGCCTGCCGCTCAACAGCTCATGCTCGTGCTGCACTTAAGTACATAGTGATAGGTCTGTCTAGTCACATGGATGATATACTTGGGAAGTATAAGGTGCTAGATTATCATTTTCTTACTGTGTATTtgtatatgtgtttatttatttgtggatgtcgaaaccgtttttttgaaaacaaaaattttaggttgttgacttaa